From one Maniola jurtina chromosome 5, ilManJurt1.1, whole genome shotgun sequence genomic stretch:
- the LOC123865059 gene encoding FMRFamide-related peptides-like: MKAEDRPKEGFMKAEDRPKEGFMKAEDRPKEGFMKAEDRPKEGFMKAELMPKGGFMKAEDRPQEGFMKAEDRPKEGFMKAELMPKGGFMKAEVKAEGRMMMVEFKN; the protein is encoded by the exons ATGAAGGCCGAGGATAGGCCAAAGGAAGGATTTATGAAGGCCGAGGATAGGCCGAAGGAAGGATTTATGAAGGCCGAGGATAGGCCGAAGGAAGGATTTATGAAGGCCGAGGATAGGCCGAAGGAAGGATTTATGAAGGCTGAGCTCATGCCGAAGGGAGGATTTATGAAGGCCGAGGATAGGCCGCAGGAAGGATTTATGAAGGCCGAGGATAGGCCGAAGGAAGGATTTATGAAG GCTGAGCTCATGCCGAAGGGAGGATTTATGAAGGCCGAGGTTAAGGCCGAAGGAAGAATGATGATGGTTGAATTCAAGAACTAA
- the LOC123865058 gene encoding protein ANTAGONIST OF LIKE HETEROCHROMATIN PROTEIN 1-like, whose translation MEVEEAICVYLLLRKKERKKKRQYWVHPILRDRFTHGQFQTLYPKLRSFEPKFFNYLRMSINSFDELLEMMSKQIESNDTHMRSSVSPEEKLVITLRYLGTGCSFGELHYNFRLGKSTITGIVREVCETLWEKVTKNVMPEPSEDIWKKIAKDFEKYANFPNCIGAIDGKHIRITKPKDSGSLYYNYKTFFSIVLLALCDSNYCFTFIDIGSYGKSSDSAIFKNSAFYKRLSRARRFIECTFGILANKWRIFHRPINVNIDFAEDIIKACCVLHNFVRTRDGIQYEDTLHTAPMSNLITLHAGRGTPSSLNIRDKYANYFVNEGRVEWQDTKI comes from the exons ATGGAAGTCGAAGAAGCAATATGTGTGTACTTGTTGCTccgtaaaaaagaaagaaagaagaaacggCAGTATTGGGTGCATCCAATATTACGCGATCGGTTTACTCATGGTCAGTTTCAGACTTTATATCCAAAATTAAGAAGTTTTGAACCAAAATTCTTCAATTATTTGAGAATGTCGATAAATTCATTTGATGAATTATTAGAAATGATGagtaaacaaattgaatctaatGATACCCATATGAGGTCAAGCGTGTCCCCAGAAGAAAAACTCGTGATCACATTAAg atatCTGGGTACTGGTTGTTCCTTTGGAGAACTACATTACAACTTTCGTCTTGGCAA ATCTACAATCACAGGAATTGTCCGTGAAGTATGTGAAACTCTGTGGGAAAAAGTCACAAAAAACGTCATGCCTGAACCCAGCGAAGATATATGGAAGAAAATAGctaaagattttgaaaaatatgcaaattttCCCAATTGCATAGGCGCCATAGATGGCAAGCATATAAGGATTACAAAACCCAAAGATTCGGGTTCTTtgtattataattacaaaacttttttttccatAGTACTGTTGGCACTTTGTGATAGTAACTATTGTTTTACTTTCATAGATATCGGATCTTACGGAAAAAGTAGTGATtctgcaatttttaaaaattcagcatTTTATAAAAG gTTATCAAGAGCTCGACGTTTTATTGAATGCACTTTCGGAATTCTGGCAAACAAGTGGCGCATTTTTCATAGGCCTATAAACGTGAATATAGACTTTGCCGAAGACATAATAAAGGCCTGTTGCGTGCTACACAATTTTGTTAGAACTAGAGATGGTATACAGTATGAAGATACTTTACATACTGCGCCAATGAGTAATCTTATTACATTACATGCAGGAAGGGGTACACCATCATCATTAAACATTAGAGACAAATATGCTAATTACTTTGTGAATGAGGGTCGTGTAGAATGGCAAGACAcgaaaatatga